From Tripterygium wilfordii isolate XIE 37 chromosome 13, ASM1340144v1, whole genome shotgun sequence, the proteins below share one genomic window:
- the LOC120011914 gene encoding protein POLLENLESS 3-LIKE 2-like, which yields MLNAPPGFRTSKSAPSSPAKPLGVSRARSESFHPIHKVPVSDSPYVRAKTQEKLNAPPEFRTSNSAPSSPAKPLGVSKTRSESFHAIHKVSVSDSPYVRAKNMQLVKKDPDRAIPLFWAAINAGDRVDSALKDMAIVMKQQNRAEEAIEAIKSLRIRCSDQAQESLDNILLDLYKRCGRLDDQISLLKHKLYLIHQGLAFNGKRTKTARSQGKKFQVSVEQEATRLLGNLGWALMQQNNYTEAEDAYRRALSFALDNNKMCNLGICLMKQGRISEAKETLRRVNPAVADGPRGQDSHLKAYERAQQMLKDLESEMMNKGGGDRVEQRRLFDAFLGSSSIWQPQPCRDHHTVFTATTAVQSRDDFADENINLSNIVPSQRNFNKQVVPSFVNSLNVDAPPFYSTKLTEDPMVNDPIGNQFHENLKRARSGNAANFSRLSKAYVETKIPEHKSRRLSDETDGKLSELLPDNKDFEEAIMGAVLGSTIAAGKLVDTSKTVSGMLETKKIEKRLKVFQDITLSPKA from the exons ATGCTGAATGCCCCGCCAGGATTTCGAACCTCCAAATCTGCTCCCTCTTCTCCGGCCAAGCCTTTGGGTGTCTCAAGAGCTCGATCTGAGTCCTTCCATCCTATTCATAAAGTCCCAGTCAGTGACAGTCCATATGTAAGAGCGAAGACCCAAGAGAAGCTGAATGCTCCGCCAGAATTTCGAACCTCCAATTCTGCTCCCTCTTCTCCGGCCAAGCCTTTGGGTGTCTCAAAAACTCGATCTGAGTCCTTCCATGCGATTCATAAAGTCTCAGTCAGTGACAGTCCATATGTAAGAGCGAAGAATATGCAG TTGGTGAAGAAGGATCCAGACAGGGCAATTCCCCTGTTTTGGGCAGCAATAAATGCTGGAGACAGAGTGGATAGTGCTCTAAAAGACATGGCCATTGTCATGAAGCAACAAAACCGAGCAGAGGAAGCCATTGAAGCCATTAAGTCACTTAGAATACGATGTTCAGACCAAGCCCAAGAGTCCCTTGATAACATCCTTCTGGATCTGTACAAG AGATGTGGGAGATTGGATGACCAAATATCACTTTTAAAGCACAAGCTTTACTTGATACATCAAGGGCTTGCTTTCAATGGGAAACGCACCAAGACAGCAAGGTCTCAAGGGAAAAAGTTTCAGGTCTCTGTTGAACAAGAAGCAACTAGGTTGCTG GGGAACCTGGGTTGGGCATTGATGCAGCAGAACAACTATACTGAGGCAGAGGATGCTTACCGGCGGGCACTTTCGTTTGCTCTAGATAATAACAAGATGTGCAATCTGGGAATATGTTTGATGAAACAGGGGAGGATTTCTGAAGCAAAAGAGACACTCCGACGAGTGAACCCAGCAGTCGCTGATGGTCCAAGAGGCCAAGACTCCCATCTCAAGGCCTATGAAAGGGCGCAGCAGATGCTCAAGGACCTTGAGTCAGAGATGATGAACAAAGGAGGAGGGGACAGGGTCGAACAAAGAAGGCTCTTCGACGCCTTCCTGGGTTCTTCATCAATTTGGCAGCCTCAGCCTTGCAGGGATCATCACACTGTGTTTACAGCAACAACTGCAGTTCAGTCTCGAGATGATTTTGCCGATGAGAACATCAATTTATCAAATATAGTTCCCAGCCAGAGAAATTTCAACAAACAAGTGGTCCCTTCTTTTGTGAATTCACTGAATGTCGATGCACCCCCATTTTATTCCACCAAATTAACTGAGGACCCAATGGTGAATGACCCAATTGGGAATCAGTTCCATGAGAATCTAAAGAGAGCACGATCTGGAAATGCGGCCAATTTTAGCAGACTCTCAAAGGCATATGTTGAAACAAAAATACCAGAGCATAAGTCAAGAAGGTTGTCAGATGAAACAGATGGCAAGTTGTCTGAATTGTTGCCAGACAACAAGGATTTTGAAGAGGCAATCATGGGTGCGGTTCTGGGTTCTACAATTGCAGCAGGGAAGCTTGTTGACACAAGCAAAACTGTTTCTGGGATGTTGGAGACGAAGAAGATTGAGAAGAGGCTGAAGGTCTTTCAGGATATAACTCTCTCTCCAAAAGCCtga
- the LOC120011913 gene encoding cell cycle checkpoint protein RAD17 encodes MVMGKRNTVVVLSSSDDEDYVPLLSSKRSYSKPNSRSLVTRTEPRAGKKKRRISDSSSRLCVESSYVDEIRSSFQDFDEVISGSKVSTGFGRNNKKELWIDKYQPRSLEELAVHKKKIEEVKVWFEGRLTPSKDELSNHVLLISGQAGVGKSATIHVIASHLGARVCEWNTPTPTAWQEHVHNFNSGIQYRSKLDEFETFVEKVRKYGLLPSSFPVESKSSIILLIDDLPMTNGRAAFEKLQNCLFLLVTSVQTPTAILVTANGHADPADQTTRLLEELQSSLETAGACKVAFNPITYNSIKKTLTRICREEHCNLSDEQIGIIAKSSGGDIRHAITSLQLFVLKPDLMHRLSPSDLPSGYSKERTHDLNALDGGFSLHFGRDETLSLFHALGKFLHNKRETENTMALDGNAFDISEKFSRLPLKMDAPEKILCQAHGQSRPITDFLHENALDFLSEEAMDDAWGMASYLSDADLLLASFRGMLARYNEAEGVLQSASASVSVRGVLFGNSHPLRSRWHAIRRPKLWQVEQSTLQNKKEIVRQRFTTPSFCDLSVIATEYTPVSNWLGLRTSGALEDHQMLIQSSGMVHGDIEKLSLDDHESEISGDEIEDWD; translated from the exons ATGGTTATGGGAAAGAGAAATACTGTTGTTGTCTTATCGTCTTCAGATGACGAAGATTATGTTCCTTTGTTGAGTTCAAAACGGAGTTATTCAAAGCCGAATTCCAGATCATTGGTTACTCGAACGGAGCCTAGAGCGGGGAAGAAGAAGCGTCGCATTTCCGATTCTAGCTCTCGATTGTGTGTAGAATCTAGTTATGTAGATGAG ATCAGGTCTTCTTTCCAAGACTTCGATGAAGTTATTTCTGGGTCCAAGGTATCTACCG GTTTTGGAAGGAACAACAAAAAAGAACTATGGATTGATAAATACCAACCTCGTTCTTTGGAAGAGCTTGCTGTTCACAAAAAGAAG ATTGAAGAAGTCAAGGTGTGGTTTGAGGGAAGATTGACCCCTTCAAAG GATGAGTTGAGTAACCATGTCCTTCTCATCTCTGGGCAAGCTGGTGTTGGAAAATCC GCAACTATTCATGTGATTGCATCACATCTTGGAGCCAGAGTATGTGAATGGAATACACCCACTCCCACAGCATGGCAAGAACACGTCCATAACTTTAATTCAG GGATACAGTACAGATCTAAGTTGGATGAGTTTGAAACCTTCGTTGAGAAAGTAAGAAAGTACGGGTTGCTTCCTTCATCTTTTCCTGTTGAGTCAAAATCATCAATCATACTCCTGATTGATGATCTACCGATGACTAATGGACGAGCTGCTTTTGAAAAACTGCAAAACtgcttgtttcttcttgtgACATCAGTTCAGACACCAACAGCAATACTGGTGACTGCCAATGGCCATGCGGATCCAGCCGATCAGACTACAAGGCTTTTGGAAGAACTTCAGTCATCCCTTGAGACTGCTGGGGCTTGTAAG GTTGCATTTAATCCAATTACATATAATTCCATCAAGAAGACACTTACTAGAATTTGCAGAGAAGAGCACTGTAATTTGTCTGATGAACAGATTGGTATAATAGCAAAATCCAGTGGAGGTGACATCAGACATGCAATTACATCTTTACAGCTTTTCGTGCTGAAACCAGATTTAATGCATAGATTATCACCATCTGATCTTCCTTCCGGCTACTCAAAAGAAAGAACGCATGACCTCAATGCTTTGGATGGTGGATTTTCTTTACATTTTGGTAGAGATGAGACCCTCTCTCTATTTCATGCCCTCGGAAAATTTCTACACAACAAAAGAGAAACTGAAAATACCATGGCGTTGG atggaaatGCATTTGATATATCAGAGAAATTTTCTAGATTACCATTAAAAATGGATGCTCCTGAAAAGATACTCTGTCAAGCACATGGGCAATCAAGACCTATTACTGATTTTCTACATGAAAATG CATTAGATTTTCTGAGTGAGGAAGCAATGGATGATGCCTGGGGCATGGCTTCATATCTAAGTGATGCTGATTTGCTTCTTGCTTCTTTCCGAGGAATGCTGGCTAGATATAATGAGGCAGAAGGCGTTCTTCAATCTGCTTCAGCTTCAGTTTCAGTTCGTGGTGTTTTATTTGGAAATTCTCATCCTCTTCGTTCCAG GTGGCATGCTATTCGCAGGCCAAAGCTCTGGCAGGTTGAGCAGTCGACATTGCAGAATAAG AAAGAGATTGTAAGGCAGAGATTTACTACACCGAGCTTTTGTGATTTATCAGTTATAGCTACCGAGTACACACCTGTTTCCAATTGGCTTGGTCTTCGAACATCTGGAGCGCTTGAAGATCATCAGATGCTAATACAGAGCAGCGGGATGGTACACGGTGATATTGAGAAGTTGAGCTTGGATGACCATGAAAGTGAAATTTCTGGTGATGAAATAGAAGATTGGGATTAG
- the LOC120011915 gene encoding 3-dehydroquinate synthase, chloroplastic-like — translation MASTASSLFTLSIAKPSSLHRDCFFIRLRSSNSISMCSEGFVTRSSVDLIRSGLSVSQARSPIRARATTQVMDQSVGEAGSKAPTIVEVDLGDRSYPIYIGSGLLDQPELLQKHVHGKKVLVVTNTTVAPLYLDKVVDALTRGNPNVSVEHVILPDGEKYKDMDTLMKVFDKAIESRLDRRCTFVALGGGVIGDMCGYAAASFLRGVNFIQIPTTVMAQVDSSVGGKTGINHRLGKNLIGAFYQPQCVLIDTDTLNTLPDRELASGLAEVVKYGLIRDAEFFEWQEKNMQALMARDPSALAYAIKRSCENKAEVVSLDEKESGLRATLNLGHTFGHAIETGFGYGQWLHGEAVAAGTVMAVDMSYRLGWIDKSLVKRVHDILNQAKLPTIPPETMTVEMFKSVMAVDKKVADGLLRLILLKGPLGSCVFTGDYDRKALDDTLHSFCKS, via the exons ATGGCATCCACTGCTTCAAGTTTATTCACTCTTTCCATCGCCAAGCCGTCCTCTCTCCACAGGGACTGTTTCTTCATCCGGCTTCGGAGCTCAAACTCCATCTCCATGTGCTCAGAGGGATTCGTGACGCGGAGTTCTGTTGACttgattcggagcgggttgagTGTGAGCCAGGCGAGGTCTCCGATACGCGCGAGGGCGACGACGCAGGTGATGGATCAGTCTGTTGGTGAAGCCGGCTCTAAGGCTCCGACGATTGTCGAGGTCGATTTGGGGGACCGGAGCTACCCGATTTACATTGGATCGGGCCTTCTTGATCAACCCGAACTGCTCCAAAA GCATGTTCATGGGAAGAAAGTACTTGTGGTCACTAACACCACAGTTGCGCCGCTATACCTGGATAAAGTTGTTGATGCCTTAACTAGAGGGAACCCTAATGTTTCAGTTGAGCATGTGATTTTACCTGATGGCGAGAAATACAAGGACATG GACACTCTTATGAAAGTCTTTGACAAAGCCATTGAATCAAGACTAGACAGGCGATGTACATTTGTTGCCCTTGGAGGTGGCGTGATTGGCGACATGTGTGGTTATGCGGCAGCTTCTTTTCTCCGTGGTGTTAATTTCATTCAGATTCCTACAACTGTTATGGCacag GTAGATTCTTCTGTTGGCGGTAAAACTGGCATAAACCACCGCCTTGGGAAGAACTTGATTGGTGCATTTTACCAACCTCAATGCGTACTTATAGATACTGATACGTTAAACACACTGCCAGATAGGGAATTGGCCTCAGGACTTGCAGAGGTTGTTAAGTATGGACTTATAAGGGATGCTGAATTCTTCGAGTGGCAGGAGAAAAATATGCAGGCATTGATGGCAAG AGATCCAAGTGCACTGGCTTATGCTATAAAGCGTTCTTGTGAAAACAAGGCAGAGGTTGTTTCTTTGGATGAGAAAGAAAGTGGGCTGAGAGCAACACTAAACTTGGGTCACACATTTGGCCAT GCAATAGAAACTGGGTTTGGATATGGGCAATGGCTCCATGGAGAAGCTGTTGCAGCTGGCACG GTTATGGCTGTTGACATGTCCTACCGCCTTGGTTGGATTGATAAATCACTTGTGAAACGAGTTCATGACATTCTCAATCAGGCTAAATTACCCACCATCCCTCCGGAAACAATGACTGTGGAGATGTTCAAGTCTGTCATGGCT GTTGACAAGAAGGTTGCTGATGGGTTGCTGAGGCTTATCCTTCTCAAAGGTCCTCTGGGGAGCTGTGTTTTCACAGGCGATTACGATAGAAAGGCCCTGGATGACACTCTCCATTCATTTTGCAAGTCTTGA